A single region of the Streptomyces caelestis genome encodes:
- the ccrA gene encoding crotonyl-CoA carboxylase/reductase, translating into MTVKDILAAIQSPDSTSEDFAALPLPESYRAITVHKDETEMFAGLATRDKDPRKSIHLDEVPLPELGPGEALVAVMASSVNYNSVWTSIFEPLSTFGFLERYGRTSELAKRHDLPYHIIGSDLAGVVLRTGPGVNAWRPGDEVVAHCLSVELESSDGHNDTMLDPEQRIWGFETNFGGLAEIALVKSNQLMPKPDHLSWEEAAAPGLVNSTAYRQLVSRNGAAMKQGDNVLIWGASGGLGSYATQFALAGGANPICVVSSPQKAEICRSMGAEAIIDRNAEGYKFWKDENTQDPKEWKRFGKRIRELTGGEDIDIVFEHPGRETFGASVFVTRKGGTITTCASTSGYMHEYDNRYLWMSLKRIIGSHFANYREAWEANRLIAKGKIHPTLSKVYSLEDTGQAAYDVHRNLHQGKVGVLCMAPEEGLGVRDHAKRAQHIDAINRFRNV; encoded by the coding sequence GTGACCGTGAAGGACATCCTGGCCGCGATCCAGTCGCCCGACTCCACGTCGGAGGACTTCGCCGCCCTCCCGCTCCCCGAGTCGTACCGCGCGATCACCGTGCACAAGGACGAGACGGAGATGTTCGCCGGGCTCGCCACGCGCGACAAGGACCCCCGCAAGTCGATCCACCTGGACGAGGTGCCGCTGCCCGAGCTCGGCCCGGGCGAGGCCCTGGTGGCCGTCATGGCCTCGTCGGTCAACTACAACTCGGTGTGGACCTCGATCTTCGAGCCGCTGTCGACGTTCGGCTTCCTGGAGCGCTACGGCCGCACCAGCGAGCTGGCCAAGCGCCACGACCTGCCGTACCACATCATCGGCTCCGACCTCGCGGGCGTCGTCCTGCGCACCGGCCCGGGCGTCAACGCCTGGCGTCCCGGTGACGAGGTCGTCGCGCACTGTCTGTCCGTCGAGCTGGAGTCCAGCGACGGCCACAACGACACGATGCTCGACCCGGAGCAGCGCATCTGGGGCTTCGAGACCAACTTCGGCGGCCTCGCCGAGATCGCGCTGGTGAAGTCCAACCAGCTGATGCCCAAGCCGGACCACCTGAGCTGGGAGGAGGCCGCCGCCCCGGGCCTGGTGAACTCCACCGCCTACCGGCAGCTGGTCTCCCGCAACGGCGCCGCCATGAAGCAGGGCGACAACGTGCTCATCTGGGGCGCGAGCGGCGGACTCGGCAGTTACGCCACCCAGTTCGCGCTGGCCGGCGGCGCCAACCCGATCTGTGTCGTGTCCTCGCCGCAGAAGGCGGAGATCTGCCGGTCCATGGGCGCCGAGGCGATCATCGACCGCAACGCCGAGGGCTACAAGTTCTGGAAGGACGAGAACACCCAGGACCCCAAGGAGTGGAAGCGCTTCGGCAAGCGCATCCGCGAGCTCACCGGCGGCGAGGACATCGACATCGTCTTCGAGCACCCCGGCCGCGAGACCTTCGGCGCGAGCGTCTTCGTCACCCGCAAGGGCGGCACCATCACCACCTGTGCCTCCACCTCGGGCTACATGCACGAGTACGACAACCGCTACCTGTGGATGTCGCTGAAGCGGATCATCGGCTCGCACTTCGCCAACTACCGCGAGGCCTGGGAGGCCAACCGGCTCATCGCGAAGGGCAAGATCCACCCGACCCTGTCGAAGGTGTACTCCCTGGAGGACACCGGCCAGGCCGCCTACGACGTGCACCGCAACCTGCACCAGGGCAAGGTCGGCGTGCTGTGCATGGCCCCCGAGGAGGGCCTGGGCGTGCGCGACCACGCCAAGCGCGCGCAGCACATCGACGCCATCAACCGCTTCCGGAACGTCTGA
- a CDS encoding TetR family transcriptional regulator — translation MSQPAKSSRTSATTDAPESAAGSRAAAQRLKMRRELAAAAMELFATKGYEATTVDEIAAQAGVARRTFFRHFRSKEEAIFPDHDDTLIRAEAVLNAAPAHEHPLDTVCRGIKEVMRMYAARPEISVARYKLTREVPTLREAEIASVARYERLFTRYLLGHFDERAHADDANDDPLLAEVAASAVVTAHNHVLRRWLRAGGQGDVEAQLDHAFAIVRKTFGTGIGAGRSTGPQPAAATASAQGEVLVTVARTDAPLDEVMRTIEQALKER, via the coding sequence ATGTCCCAGCCCGCCAAGTCCTCACGCACATCAGCTACGACCGACGCGCCGGAAAGTGCCGCAGGCTCTCGCGCCGCCGCCCAGCGGCTCAAGATGCGCCGGGAACTGGCGGCCGCCGCGATGGAGCTGTTCGCGACCAAGGGGTACGAGGCGACCACCGTCGACGAGATCGCGGCCCAGGCCGGGGTGGCCCGTCGCACGTTCTTCCGCCACTTCCGCTCCAAGGAAGAGGCGATCTTCCCCGACCACGACGACACCCTGATCCGCGCCGAGGCGGTCCTCAACGCCGCGCCCGCGCACGAGCATCCGCTCGACACGGTGTGCCGCGGCATCAAGGAAGTCATGAGGATGTACGCGGCCCGGCCGGAGATCTCGGTCGCCCGCTACAAGCTGACACGCGAGGTGCCCACGCTGCGCGAGGCGGAGATCGCGTCGGTGGCCCGTTACGAGCGCCTGTTCACCCGCTATCTCCTGGGCCACTTCGACGAGCGCGCGCACGCCGACGACGCCAACGACGACCCGCTGCTGGCGGAGGTCGCCGCGTCCGCCGTGGTCACCGCCCACAACCACGTCCTGCGGCGCTGGCTGCGGGCGGGCGGACAGGGGGACGTGGAGGCGCAGCTGGACCACGCCTTCGCGATCGTGCGCAAGACGTTCGGCACGGGCATCGGGGCCGGCCGCTCCACGGGCCCGCAGCCGGCCGCGGCCACGGCCTCGGCGCAGGGCGAGGTGCTGGTGACCGTCGCCCGCACCGACGCCCCGCTGGACGAGGTCATGCGGACGATCGAACAGGCGCTCAAGGAGCGCTGA